ATTTGCTCCCCATGGCGTGCCGCCGTCCCGTTCGcgaccttcgggccgctcctgctgctcccgttcgacccTGACTCGGACCGCGTCGACTTCTACTACGTCccggagaagaaggtcttgtccaagacacTGTCCGACGTGCGCGGCAAAAGGTGGCGTGCGGCTCACAAATTCTACTTtatagatctttccgtgatgcggctcaCAAAACCTTAAGTGACGTACATTATTATAGGTCTGTTCGCTTGgaagaatttgtgagagaaaaacactgttttggatgaaaaaataagcggatcaagccgggtttaaggacacgcgaaTGTACGAATGCAGccagtcctctccttttatattcaactaggtagcgtgctcgtgcgttgctacggaacaactaaatcttttgtactaaaaacacacggatcgcacgataagataacaatactgttaaattaaataccgacgttaaaatgGCATTTAATTCAAAagacaaagttcgtgaaattaacacagtcacggagatcgcggcgtcgtaggctcacaaactctactgtatagacttttttcgtgatatggctaagataatattttatatcggcaaaagAATTCttcgatatctatttctttcatgagccaataaatccatgaataagttctgctgtatctccatataatcatgtacacacaggttcgagtatatatgtaaatattagtaccTGTCGCATGGATAATACTGCGTATCTTAAAAATCTcttataaaattttaaaacaaagtatgttatactcaccgtataaatatatgTAGCTTTAGGGCTAtttcacacagacatatattgtagaataaagtatccacttgagtgtcagTTCCAATATGTTGAATTAgatgttgtaattcttaatttcgacacattttttaggtcaaggcaaccaatggtgacacttttcttagtggtgcataattttatggtgcacctcttgactatctgagtaaggacaagttagcactgcaaaggctcagaaaagctgctAAGAAGATCAAGGTTGAGTTTttctccactatgcatactaaaacatatgtccccgtttatcattgccgatgcttttgatgcaaagcaattcaacgTTACCATGATCGGATATAAGTTTGAATCTCTTGTaagcaatctcatagagggactctcatcctttatgtgatctgccttAAGGATATTGACAGGACGATGGACCTATGTTGGAATATCGTATCAAAAAGTATCCACGATTTATTTTCtatgaatacatgcgggtactatggtaacactaactacaccaaatgaaagattagagagaatttatATTGCCTCCAGaatgatttatttattaagttctttagactctacaggtagttttgaaatatctgtttgcatgtcttacctcgtatcctaattcaaaattttttagtttaattagaatattgaggtgattgtatatataaaatattcaatacaagaataatctatgcatgatctttTTGAAAGATTTCTGCGgtgtaaagacatcttcgtttttcatgcatgcccgtgctaacgctacgataaaaacaaaaggacaatatatcaattaaaaaataaaaacaaaactcatgctcaaagtcaaagagataaattatggatgcttgaattttaTCATCCATTATCTATCggcgtgcctataaaatagactgaataaacaattaaatATAGATAtaaaactaaattaatgaaaggatcattgcaagacatcaattATCTCgtagcttcggacaatatcgcaaagctactaaaaactgtaattgtgccctcacctcaaacattgtccagataaatggattacaatgaaaaaaaatggatatcggagatttcttcctgccaatataaaatattatctgaGCCGAAGGTCTATAAAGtggagtttgtgagcctgcgacgccgtgcactccgtgactgtgttaaattcataaactttgctttttggattaaatgtcactttaacgttggtatttaatttttacagtattgttatcttattgtgcgatctgtatgtttttagtataaattgttagttatctcgtagcaacgcacaggcacgctacctagtacagGAAAAAACTGAACAAAATACAAAGATGCTGTATAAAATGCCACCTTTGTAAAGGTCAAACAGGGCACCAGCCGCAGCAAGATTACCAAAGGCCTTCAGAAAACTCAATCAGATTTTAAATTCAGATTATGGCACATTTTGTGAATCGaagagcatgtgcatcatcaaaATGGAGGCCACAATTGCGTTCAGAAAAAAATGGAGGCCACAATGTAGGTTTCCACATAAGGTGCCAGGTTTCCGCAATGCCCGACAAATCTGAAAATGCTGGAGATCCGCTGCTGATATCCTCATCAGCAAACAAGTGATCTGCATCCATCTAGCAATTAAGAGCTGCACATGACTCAGATCCACCATGCATGGTGCACAAATCAACTGTACTTCTGGCATGTCCTCAAAAGGGACCTCTTGCCTCTCCTTGTCAAACAGCAACAGCTAAGTTGCTGGGAAGGAAAATGATTCCAAGGGAACAAGATGGAGTTTGTTTATTGCCATGATTCTTACCCTTTAGCTGTACGAAAGAAGCGATGCCTGCAATGTTATGCGGCAAACTGCACGGGTATGcattataaattataaaatacCTAAACAACCAACAACATATCAATAATAGCATAGAAATGAAGAACATAATATATGATCATTGCCTATTAAGCACTTAAATTTATTTTCTGACTTTGCAAAGTTCAACTTCAAGAAGCATGGGAAGGCCAAATTGCTTGTGGCGTCACTCCTTTGGAGATCATAAAAGATATTCTGTTCATAACCTGTAAACTAATCGCACAAACTGGCACCAATACATTATGCCAGCCGATAGCCTTGCTCTGTTGTGCTTTCCTGAAGAACAGCTGCATTTTATGATGAGTACGTTTGCTTTCACGAAATAACTATATCGAGCTATGATATTTcaaacattttttttgtttttctcatcACACATTACTTCTACTTCAAATATACATTTGTTTGTTTTTCTCACCACACATTATTACTAAGCGAACTAAGATTTATGTCACACTCATTGACAACATTAATGAGGAATTGTTTTAGCTTTGATTGTACCTATTTGACTTACACAATCGCTAATATGTTATCATAATCAGAAGCCAAGTCCTACAATGTTGTATCTTATAAAATTAACATAAAAAACAATGGCATCGAGCAAAAATCATGTGAAGGTAACCAGTAATAGCTCTACAGAGTAAACTAAACTAGTAGCGCACAGACTTTTCATGTGACTTAACTATGTAACTTCAGGGAGAAAAAAGAAAGCATGCATTGATAATTTGGGCAAGAATGTATCACTAACATTGGCGTGCAGCGCCCCGGGCTGAGCTGCTGATTCACGTTCAAAATAGTCTGATCTTGCTTCCTAGGCCTCCTTttgtctaattaagatcatagttttttagGCCAAACACCACATATATTAAAGGGGCTACATAAACtcgccccgggctgcagcccgggccgTGGATCCGCCCCTGTTGGCGTGTCTTATATTTTGTAAACAACGATGTGGGGAATAAGCGTTGTGTTGGAACTATGCATTCTCATTTTGTATTCGCCTTCCTTCCTAATTGAGAGAGAACAAACAGATGCAAATTGCGGGGGCAAGAAAAAATGCACCTCACATGAAAATTGCAGGAACCAGAACAAAGTCACATTAGTACATGAAAACCACGTGTATAACTAGTCACACAGCCAAGTGAAGTCAACAACATGAAAGAATGGAACCATGAAGTTAAAAGTCTACCATACACCTATAGGTTCAGCTGGTCTTCTCATTAAAATGAGATAAAAGAAGATATCCCCAAAAGATACCTCTATATTTTAACTGATGGAGGAGTCATGATGCTTAGAGAGTAAAAAGTGAGAATTTCTGCATGGTTTCATCAAAATGACACCATTTTGGTCACCAgtagaaacacacatgaaaaaGGGAACATACATGGAGAGAGATTTCACAGGGATGGATAGGCATTCAGAACTAAATATCAATATTTGATCAACCTAATAAAACAAACAGATCACACTCACCCCACTGATCATAAatacacagaaaaaaaaaacacttagaATGAGCATCATCAGCTAATGCAAGGCAAATAAGTCAAAGTAAACACATTTACTACCAAAAGATAATGGAACAAACTAGAAGTCAAAGATCATACAAATAGAGTTCATAGTCAAACATAAAGATAATAGATGATTGAGGAAACATTTCCTGAATCCATAACAATATTCATGTCAAATATGACTCAGGAAAAGCATCATTAACCAGATTGTTCAGAAGAAAGCAACAAGAATTAATTTAAAAACTAAAAGCTGGTAGGCAGATAGCCTTGTTCTCTAAAAGACCTATTTCAGGAAATAATGCAGTACTCTAGGGTTTACTTAAGGAAATAATGATACTTTTAATAAAGCATACAAACTAATAGACCTATTTCAGGTCACATAACTATTAGCAGAGTCCACCAAGAACACCTTAATACAGACATAGGAAGAACACTCCAGTTGTAGCAATGATGCATAGGTAGGACAGCAAATAGCCAAATCTTTCACTGCCATGAAAGCATATGCATTGCTTAGAATAAAATGCTTGAAGTAAATATAGTTTGTCAAGATTCAGAATCCTTCTCAGTTACGCAAAGTCTTCACATGTTCAATTCTGTCTAAGGGGATTCCAAAGGTTCAAGCTACAAACTGGTATAATCAAGAGTCAAGAGACCATGCTAAATGCCAGTTGAGATAAAGGAAAATGCAAAAGGCATACAGAGTATGTGTATCAAACTGCATAAACAGAAATACAATCAATAGTCTGGGTAAGTAGCGCTCATGTTCATCAGGGGAAATACTGATTGAGAGCCCATGACCACCAGGGCCCTTAGCTTGCCACCAGCAGCATGATCTGCCAAAATCAATTCAGAAGCCCATCTCCATACAAGCATACACCAAACATTACTCAGTTATTGTGATGGCAACTTTATTTCATCAATAGTTGCACTGAAAAAAGAAGAAACTAACATTACTAGAACAAACAACAAGCTCCAATCAGGATTATCCTTAATTGATATTAATAATTAGCACTATTGTGACAAAACATAAGCCACAGTTTACAAGGACCAGCAATCATGTCTACATTGACAAATCATTCAGGGGATCACAatttgaaataaaactttattatGCACCAGCCAGAAAATAGCCAACATGGTAACATGGGAACTTTGTTGTTTTCAGAGAGGGAGCATCAACAGCGCCAACTCTAACTCTCTCAGAAGTCCCAAGTTCCGCTCAAGCATCTGCTTCCACAAGGACAAAAACTGGCTTGTCCCCAAGCTTGTCTCGGCCCTGAATACATGTTGTAGTTAGGATAGTACACAACATAACTCTCATGATAAGTAGTGTCAGTTTTTTCCTAGTAGATTAGAATGATTGTTTAGAGTGCAGAATTCCTGCATCTATGATGGTAGTGCCATTGACTGTGCTTGAAAAATTCGATTAGCTGTTTTTTTTACCCTTTCCTACTCACttaaaatttacaaaaacaaagttTTCAGGGTCTATTTGGTTCCAAAAGAAACTCCTAATAAGAGCATGAACAAACTACACGTGGTATATGCATAATATTGTCTACAGCTGACCAGGGAAATTGATGTATCAAAGAAGAATATACCTTCAGTTCTGGTAATTCAATGACACAAGCACACTCAACAACCTTTGCTCCAACACGCTCTGAAAAGGAAAAGGGATACAGATGAAGTAAATAAATTATCATACAACAAATCACAGGAAAACGATGTCAAATGATACTTAGAATGCCGGAAAGTACAATTCCCTGAAAGGCATATACAGCAGCAGAGCTTGCCGAAGAAATAGGTGAGGGGCAGGACTTAAAATAAGATGGCTGTGTTAGTGTATAATTAAGATTTAAGTAGTGACACTAAGCATATCCTTCAACAGCTTTTGGAGATTCGGGATGggtgggaggagagggagaggaggctgGCCAGCCTAGCTTCAGAGAAGCTCCTCCCCCGTAACAACAAATTAAAGCTCATAAAAAATCGTTTAGATTTCTTGTCCCAAAACCTAGAACTGTGAGAGAAGTGAACTGTCACCATGAATTTATAATTATGCAGCTTCAGAAAAATTAAAACACCATTTAAAAAAATTTTTATGATAAAAGAGGATTTAGATAACTGTGGTAGGACATTGTATCCACAGTAACAAAATACAACACAAAATGAGCTCACCAATAAGTTTGACAGCTGCACAGAGTGTTCCACCAGTGGCAATAAGATCGTCGACTACAAGAGCCAGATCGTTGGCCTGTACAGCTCCAACATGCATTTCTATTTTGTCAGTTCCGTATTCCAAAGAATACTCTTCGGAGATCACCTCGCCTAGTAGATAGATGAAAGAGTGTCAGCTATTTCATTCACCATGAACTCATTAGTAACGGTACAACAACAACAGAGCTACAAAGTTAATGACGGATATGCAGACCTGGCAACTTCTTTGGCTTCCTCAAAGGCACAAATTTTGCACCGATGGCTAAAGCGATAGGAGGACCGAAAATGAACCCTCTAGCTTCGACACCTGTTTTAATATGGCACCAAATACGAGAAAATGAGGACCACAGAGCATATAAGACTACCCATTTCGTTGCTTATACGATTCTGAAGTTTTGTATTGAAAGCTCGTATAGTCAGTGTCCAGAAAGGAAGGAACGACTATTACCAGCAACTACGGTGATACCCTGGTCCTTGTACCGCTCAACAAAGAGATCGATGGTGTCACGGAACGCCTTGGGGTCGAGCAGCAACGTCGTGATGTCCTGGAACATGATCCCTATACAAAAACAAAGCAGCCCATAATCAATTAGAACGAACAGGCACAGTAATTATCCGCACACAGAGAGATCTAGATTGTTGTTTTGCAAGACCGAGCGGTGGTAACTAAATAGCGTGTCGTACTGTCGTGTCAAAGGTGCTACAGTGCTTGTTTGTAACAGGGCATGAGAAATGTTTGTACTAGAGCCCAAGGCAAATAAAAACAGGTGTCAAAGAGCAGCACGCGCTTTGCACGCGAAAGGCAAATAAAGCCCAAGAAAAGTGCTACTCTACTCCTATAGTTTTACTAGAAATGTACGCAGTGACGCGAGTTTATcagtttattttataatttaaccCCAACTCCCCAAGAAAAGTGCTACTCAATACTCCTACAGTAGCAGTAAAAATATAAGCAGGGACGCGAGTTTATGCAGTAACGCGACAGATCGAATCGACTCAGCATTCATCCAGCAACCCGTCCGCCCACGCGAGCGATCCGGCAGGAGGGCTGTCGAGACAGAGCGTAGGGTACGGAAGCGGGGGTGAACCCACCCACCTGGCTTGGGGAAGTCGGGGATGACGCGGATGGAGGAGGCGATCCCCGCCAAGCGCGCGTCGGCGGACGCCATGGCCACCACGGCCCTCCCTCGCCTCCCGCCGGTGACGCGCACGCTCAGTGGAGCCGCGACGCTGACGACGCGGGGACGAAAAGGCGGCGCCGACGCGGACGGGGACGGGACGCGAGGCTGCTGGCAGTGAAGGAAGAGcatgctctgctctgctcctctCCGCTCCGCTGCTCTTTTATTTTATCTGGGCCTTCCCTCGGGCCGCGCCGGCCCGTGTCGGATACAACCGAGCCCGGGAGCCGTCTCCGTCCCTGACACGCGGGGCCGAGCAGTCTGTCCGGCCCCATGGACCCAGTGGCCCGCGTGAGATCGAGACCTTTGCTTTGGGTACGCGTGTTTGGTGGGTCCCACGCGGCGTGGAGTGGGGTCGGGGGCGGCGTGGTTCGTGCCTCCGTCGGAACGACCACACGCGCGCGTGGGGTTTGTTGGtcggatgacatgtggggccgggaGGGACCCGCTACGCCAGACGGCTCGTCTCATGCGGCGGCCGGAAAGAGGGCCTACTCAGCAGCCAGCGGAGCTGCTGCAGGCCATGCAGCCGAGCTTTGACTTGGCCATTGTGTGGCGCGGCTGCGCCATGGTCTAGTACTCTACTCACCAAGGACTCTAGTTCCATTTCCATCCCAAAAAATATAGGTTTTGGTCATGGCCACATCATTAACAACTGCGAAATTAGGCATTCGCCTGTACAGGCTTTACATGCACTCGTATTCGCATCAGTAAAAATGCCTAATTTCTCACATGTATGTTGAACCAACACACCAGTATTAATATATTAGGCATCCTAGTATGTTGAAGTGGATTAGAGtaaaaaaattattaatttttcaccTCAGTACATGTAGattgtgcatccaaacaagatcTACCTAGGATCTGGACTGGACAGGGACAGCTAAAAGTCTGCATAAACATGGAACTGTTTTGCATGGGTAGAAACTGCATTCCAATTTCCACATCTTCCTTTACATTagaaaaaagaaagatgaagacaaaTATTCGATTGAACAACATGGAGTGTATATACAGAGTATATTGTACAGATGGTACAGCAGATATAAAATCAGCAAAAGAGATTGTTGCACTGAAATGGGTCCTAATCCTCCCTAAGCAGTTCGACTGTACTAGGAGATGCGTGAGACCTGCACGTTGCTGTTAGCTGACGGCTAACTAGTTACACAGAATGTGTTATGTATGTACACTAGTTTAGGTGATATGTCAGTCCGCTGTGTCATCGGAAGGATGAAATGCTGGGTGATGTTAAACTGTCCTTTGCCCCTGTGCTCAAAGACGATGAGTTGCTCCGGAGCTCGGACAGACGGGCTTTTTCACGCAATAGTTTGCACTGCATACAGCATACGTTCCAAATGTTGAGTCAGTCGCATGAAAACATAGAGTTAACATATGAGATTGACTTCAGACTTCAAACTTGACATACATGACGGCTGTGGGTTTAACTGTTTATATCAAGTGGACACAACAAACCAGGCAAGGAAAAAAAAAGTTGTTGTGTTCTTTTCAGGACCAAAGTACTCCAGTTA
The sequence above is drawn from the Miscanthus floridulus cultivar M001 chromosome 15, ASM1932011v1, whole genome shotgun sequence genome and encodes:
- the LOC136507908 gene encoding adenine phosphoribosyltransferase 1-like; translation: MLFLHCQQPRVPSPSASAPPFRPRVVSVAAPLSVRVTGGRRGRAVVAMASADARLAGIASSIRVIPDFPKPGIMFQDITTLLLDPKAFRDTIDLFVERYKDQGITVVAGVEARGFIFGPPIALAIGAKFVPLRKPKKLPGEVISEEYSLEYGTDKIEMHVGAVQANDLALVVDDLIATGGTLCAAVKLIERVGAKVVECACVIELPELKGRDKLGDKPVFVLVEADA